The following are encoded together in the Pseudomonas sediminis genome:
- the fliQ gene encoding flagellar biosynthesis protein FliQ: protein MTPEVAVDLFREALWLIVLIVGLAVVPSLIVGLMVAMFQAATQINEQTLSFLPRLMVMLITLIWAGPWLVSQLMEYTQTLIQNIPYLIG, encoded by the coding sequence ATGACTCCCGAGGTAGCGGTTGACCTGTTTCGCGAAGCGCTCTGGCTGATCGTGCTGATCGTCGGTCTGGCGGTGGTGCCAAGCCTGATTGTCGGTCTGATGGTTGCCATGTTCCAGGCTGCCACGCAGATCAACGAACAAACGCTGAGCTTTTTGCCACGCCTGATGGTGATGCTGATCACGCTGATCTGGGCCGGCCCCTGGCTGGTGAGTCAGCTGATGGAGTACACCCAGACGTTGATCCAGAACATTCCGTACCTCATCGGTTGA
- the fliO gene encoding flagellar biosynthetic protein FliO: MARLLALFLSMPLAAMAAEPAGKAATPMAGSDIAGQLGQLLLGLLLVIGLIFLLAWLLRRVQQLNPKGGQVIKLLSSQALGPRDRLVLVQVGNEQILLGLSAGRITPLHVLKEPVHLADAEQATPEFALRLMELMGKDQKDKS, translated from the coding sequence ATGGCTCGTCTTCTCGCTCTGTTTCTCAGCATGCCTCTGGCGGCCATGGCTGCCGAGCCCGCCGGCAAGGCAGCGACTCCCATGGCTGGCAGCGACATAGCCGGTCAGCTCGGCCAGTTGCTGCTCGGCTTGTTGCTGGTGATCGGTTTGATCTTCCTGCTCGCCTGGCTGCTGCGCCGTGTGCAGCAACTGAATCCGAAGGGCGGACAGGTGATCAAGCTGTTGTCGAGCCAGGCGCTCGGCCCGCGTGATCGCCTGGTACTGGTGCAGGTAGGCAACGAGCAGATTTTGCTGGGGCTGTCCGCTGGGCGCATTACCCCGCTGCACGTGCTCAAGGAGCCAGTGCATCTGGCCGATGCCGAGCAGGCCACGCCAGAGTTCGCCCTGCGCCTGATGGAGCTGATGGGCAAGGATCAGAAGGACAAATCCTGA
- the flhB gene encoding flagellar biosynthesis protein FlhB, producing MAESESGADKSEEPTGKRLEESRKKGQIARSKELNTVAVTLTGTVALIIFGAYMGNVLMDVMRGNFSLPRDVLMSERSMALYLLASGKQALLAVQPFFIALLIASIAGPIALGGWLFSAEALQPKASRMNPLAGLKRMFSVQALVELLKALAKFLVILAVALVVLSVDQDDLLAIANEPVEPAILHSLKVVGWSAFWLSCGLILIAAVDVPFQLWSHKQKLMMTKQEVRDEYKDTEGKPEVKGRIRQLQREMAERRMMQAVPQADVVITNPTHFAVALKYDPEKGSAPVLLAKGGDFLALKIREIAQEHKVMVLESPALARAVYYSTELDQEIPAGLYLAVAQVLAYVYQLRQYQAGKGKRPGPLPDFPIPADLRRDS from the coding sequence ATGGCCGAAAGCGAGAGCGGCGCTGACAAGAGCGAGGAACCCACAGGCAAGCGACTTGAAGAGTCGCGCAAGAAAGGCCAGATCGCTCGGTCCAAGGAACTCAACACGGTGGCGGTGACGCTCACCGGCACTGTCGCCCTGATCATTTTCGGCGCCTACATGGGCAATGTGTTGATGGATGTCATGCGCGGCAATTTCAGCTTGCCGCGCGATGTGCTGATGAGCGAACGCAGCATGGCGCTTTATCTGCTGGCTTCGGGCAAGCAGGCATTGCTGGCGGTGCAACCCTTTTTCATTGCGTTGTTGATCGCCTCCATCGCTGGCCCCATCGCGCTCGGGGGGTGGTTGTTCTCTGCCGAGGCGCTGCAACCCAAAGCCAGCCGGATGAACCCATTGGCGGGTCTCAAACGCATGTTCTCGGTTCAGGCGTTGGTCGAGTTGCTCAAGGCTCTGGCCAAGTTTCTGGTAATCCTTGCGGTAGCGCTGGTAGTGCTTTCGGTGGACCAGGACGATCTGCTGGCCATTGCCAACGAGCCCGTCGAGCCCGCCATTCTGCATAGCCTGAAGGTTGTCGGCTGGAGTGCGTTCTGGCTGTCCTGCGGGCTTATCCTGATCGCCGCGGTGGATGTGCCGTTCCAGCTGTGGAGTCACAAGCAGAAGTTGATGATGACCAAGCAGGAAGTGCGCGACGAGTACAAGGACACCGAGGGCAAGCCCGAAGTCAAAGGACGTATTCGCCAGTTGCAGCGGGAAATGGCCGAACGTCGGATGATGCAAGCCGTGCCGCAGGCTGACGTGGTCATCACCAACCCGACGCACTTCGCCGTAGCGCTCAAGTACGACCCGGAGAAGGGGAGCGCACCGGTGTTGCTGGCAAAGGGCGGCGACTTCCTGGCGCTGAAAATTCGCGAGATCGCCCAGGAGCACAAGGTGATGGTGCTGGAGTCCCCGGCATTGGCCCGTGCGGTGTATTACTCCACCGAGCTGGACCAGGAAATTCCTGCTGGCCTGTATCTGGCCGTGGCTCAAGTGCTGGCCTACGTCTATCAGCTTCGTCAGTACCAGGCCGGCAAGGGCAAGCGCCCAGGCCCGCTGCCGGACTTCCCGATCCCGGCGGATCTACGCCGCGACTCTTAG
- the fliN gene encoding flagellar motor switch protein FliN translates to MADEENTSPEEQALADEWAAALAEAGDADQDDIDAMLAGQGAAQAAPPAAPRAPMEEFGSAPPPGNLPVNLDGPNLDVILDIPVSISMEVGNTDITIRNLLQLNQGSVIELDRLAGEPLDVLVNGTLIAHGEVVVVNEKFGIRLTDVISPSERIKKLR, encoded by the coding sequence ATGGCAGACGAAGAAAACACCTCCCCCGAGGAACAGGCACTGGCCGATGAATGGGCCGCAGCGCTGGCCGAGGCAGGTGATGCCGATCAGGACGATATCGATGCCATGCTCGCAGGGCAGGGGGCTGCTCAGGCAGCGCCACCGGCCGCACCGCGTGCACCGATGGAAGAGTTCGGCAGCGCACCGCCTCCCGGCAATCTGCCGGTCAATCTGGATGGCCCCAATCTGGATGTGATCCTGGATATTCCAGTGTCCATCTCCATGGAAGTGGGCAACACCGATATCACTATCCGTAATCTGCTGCAGCTCAATCAGGGCTCGGTGATCGAGCTGGATCGTCTGGCCGGTGAGCCGCTCGATGTGCTGGTCAACGGCACGTTGATCGCTCATGGCGAAGTGGTGGTGGTCAACGAGAAGTTCGGCATTCGCCTGACCGACGTGATCAGCCCCAGCGAACGTATCAAGAAGCTGCGCTGA
- the fliM gene encoding flagellar motor switch protein FliM: protein MAVQDLLSQDEIDALLHGVDDGLVETEDAAEPGSVKQYDLTSQDRIVRGRMPTLEMINERFARYTRISMFNLLRRSADVAVGGVQVMKFGEYVHSLYVPTSLNLVKMKPLRGTGLFILDAKLVFKLVDNFFGGDGRHAKIEGREFTPTELRVVRMVLDQAFVDLREAWHAVMDINFEYVNSEVNPALANIVSPSEVVVVSTFHIELDGGGGDLHITMPYSMIEPIREMLDAGFQSDVDDQDERWIKALREDILDVSVPLAATVARRQLKLRDILHMQPGDVIPVELPDNVVMRANGVPTFKVKLGAHKGNLALQVLEPIERQR, encoded by the coding sequence ATGGCCGTGCAAGACCTGCTTTCCCAGGACGAGATCGATGCGCTGTTGCATGGCGTCGATGACGGCCTGGTGGAAACCGAGGACGCAGCGGAGCCGGGGAGCGTCAAACAGTACGACCTGACCAGTCAGGATCGTATCGTCCGTGGGCGCATGCCGACCCTGGAGATGATCAACGAGCGCTTTGCTCGTTATACCCGCATCAGCATGTTCAACCTGTTGCGTCGCTCGGCTGACGTCGCCGTCGGTGGTGTGCAGGTGATGAAATTCGGCGAATACGTGCACTCGTTGTACGTGCCTACCAGCCTCAACCTGGTGAAGATGAAGCCGCTGCGCGGCACCGGTCTGTTCATTCTCGACGCCAAGCTGGTGTTCAAACTGGTGGACAACTTCTTCGGCGGCGATGGGCGCCATGCCAAGATCGAAGGCCGTGAGTTCACGCCAACCGAACTGCGTGTCGTGCGTATGGTGCTGGATCAGGCGTTCGTCGACCTGCGTGAAGCCTGGCACGCCGTTATGGATATCAACTTCGAGTACGTCAACTCCGAGGTCAACCCGGCGCTGGCCAACATCGTCAGCCCCAGCGAAGTAGTGGTGGTGTCCACCTTCCATATCGAGCTCGACGGCGGTGGTGGCGACCTGCACATCACCATGCCGTACTCGATGATCGAGCCGATCCGCGAAATGCTCGATGCCGGTTTCCAATCCGATGTCGACGATCAGGACGAGCGCTGGATCAAGGCCCTGCGCGAGGACATCCTCGATGTCAGCGTGCCGCTGGCCGCCACCGTCGCCCGCCGCCAGTTGAAGCTGCGTGACATCCTGCATATGCAGCCGGGTGATGTGATCCCCGTGGAATTGCCGGACAACGTGGTCATGCGCGCCAATGGCGTGCCGACCTTCAAGGTCAAGCTGGGAGCGCACAAGGGCAATCTGGCCCTGCAGGTGCTGGAACCAATCGAACGCCAACGCTGA
- the fliP gene encoding flagellar type III secretion system pore protein FliP (The bacterial flagellar biogenesis protein FliP forms a type III secretion system (T3SS)-type pore required for flagellar assembly.) has product MLRLLLVLVLSLAASLAFAEDPPAGNSLIQTGSSPLSIPAITLSTDAQGQQEYSVSLQILLIMTALSFIPAFVMLMTSFTRIIIVFSILRQALGLQQTPSNQILVGLALFLTMFIMAPIFDRINTDALQPYLNEEIVAQEALTRAEVPIRDFMLAQTRESDLALFVRLSKRTDLAGVEDVPLTILVPAFVTSELKTAFQIGFMIFIPFLIIDMVVASILMAMGMMMLSPLIISLPFKIMLFVLVDGWALIMGTLAASFGTI; this is encoded by the coding sequence ATGCTGCGTTTGTTGCTGGTGCTGGTGCTGAGCCTCGCCGCTTCTCTGGCGTTCGCCGAGGACCCTCCTGCAGGCAATTCGCTGATCCAGACGGGCAGCAGCCCGTTGTCGATCCCCGCCATCACCCTGTCCACCGACGCCCAGGGGCAGCAGGAATACTCGGTCAGCCTGCAGATTCTGCTGATCATGACGGCGCTGAGTTTCATTCCGGCGTTCGTCATGCTGATGACCAGCTTCACACGGATCATCATCGTCTTCTCCATCCTGCGTCAGGCCCTGGGTCTGCAGCAGACGCCGTCCAACCAGATACTGGTCGGCCTGGCGCTGTTTCTGACGATGTTCATCATGGCGCCGATTTTCGACCGGATAAACACCGATGCGCTGCAGCCTTATCTGAACGAGGAGATCGTCGCTCAGGAGGCGCTGACACGGGCAGAGGTACCAATCCGCGACTTCATGCTGGCACAGACTCGTGAGAGTGACCTGGCGCTGTTCGTTCGTTTGTCCAAGCGTACCGACCTGGCCGGTGTCGAAGACGTGCCGTTGACCATTCTGGTGCCGGCGTTCGTCACCTCCGAGTTGAAGACCGCTTTCCAGATCGGCTTCATGATCTTCATTCCGTTTTTGATCATCGACATGGTGGTCGCCAGTATCCTCATGGCGATGGGGATGATGATGTTGTCGCCACTGATCATCTCATTGCCATTCAAGATCATGCTGTTCGTCCTGGTTGACGGCTGGGCGCTGATCATGGGCACCTTGGCCGCCAGTTTCGGCACCATATAG
- the fliR gene encoding flagellar biosynthetic protein FliR, whose product MLELSNEQISGWVGQFLLPLFRIAAMLMVMPIIGTQLVPNRVRLYLALAISVVLVPTLPPMPQVDALSLRSLLLILEQVLIGAMFGFILQLFFHLFAVAGQIIAMQMGLGFASMVDPTNGVSVPVLGQFMLMLVTLLFLAINGHLVVLEILAESFVTLPSGQGLMVNHYWELAGKLGWVIGAGLLLTLPMVTALLVINLAFGVMTRAAPQLNIFSIGFPLTLAMGLVIFWVGLSDFGNLFQALASEALQQLSEFALVR is encoded by the coding sequence ATGCTGGAGTTGAGCAACGAGCAGATCAGCGGCTGGGTCGGCCAGTTTCTGCTGCCGTTGTTTCGCATCGCCGCGATGTTGATGGTGATGCCCATCATCGGTACCCAGCTGGTGCCGAACCGCGTACGCCTCTATCTGGCGCTGGCCATCAGTGTGGTGCTGGTGCCGACGCTACCACCTATGCCGCAGGTCGATGCCTTGAGCCTGCGTAGTCTGCTGCTGATCCTCGAACAGGTGCTGATCGGCGCCATGTTCGGCTTTATTCTGCAGTTGTTCTTTCATCTGTTCGCCGTCGCTGGGCAGATCATCGCCATGCAGATGGGCCTGGGGTTCGCCTCCATGGTCGACCCCACCAATGGTGTGTCGGTGCCGGTGCTTGGCCAGTTCATGCTGATGTTGGTGACCTTGCTGTTTCTGGCCATCAACGGCCATCTGGTGGTGCTGGAAATTCTGGCGGAAAGCTTCGTCACGCTGCCGTCCGGGCAAGGGCTGATGGTCAATCATTACTGGGAGCTGGCTGGCAAACTGGGCTGGGTGATCGGCGCCGGCCTGTTGTTGACGCTGCCCATGGTCACCGCGCTGCTGGTGATCAACCTGGCGTTTGGCGTGATGACGCGCGCCGCGCCGCAACTGAACATCTTTTCCATCGGCTTCCCCCTGACCCTGGCCATGGGCCTGGTGATTTTCTGGGTGGGGCTTTCCGATTTCGGCAACCTGTTCCAGGCGCTGGCCAGCGAAGCCCTGCAACAGCTGAGCGAATTCGCTCTTGTGAGGTAG